One Nonomuraea angiospora DNA segment encodes these proteins:
- the sucC gene encoding ADP-forming succinate--CoA ligase subunit beta, producing the protein MDLFEHQAKELFADYGIPVPRGIVAHNVEEVRSAAEELTGRVVVKAQVKTGGRGKAGGVKVADDAADAVTKAEAILGMDIKGHTVHKVLVEEASAIAEEYYFSFLLDRANRTFLAICSAAGGMDIEEVAHTAPEKVAKVPVSALTGIDRAKAREIAVAGGLPEKALDGAADLIEKLWCCFVDEDATLVEVNPMILSADGQVKALDGKVTLDDNAGFRQADHEALADKAAEDPLEAKAKEKDLNYVKLDGDVGIIGNGAGLVMSTLDVVAYAGEQFPGKPSPANFLDIGGGASAEVMAAGLEIILSDPSVKSIFVNVFGGITACDAVANGIVSAFKLLESRGETVTHPLVVRLDGNNAQLGRQILADAALPRVELVDTMDDAAKRAAELAAVGA; encoded by the coding sequence GTGGACCTGTTCGAACATCAGGCGAAGGAGCTCTTCGCCGACTACGGCATCCCGGTGCCACGCGGCATCGTCGCACACAACGTGGAGGAGGTGCGGTCGGCCGCCGAGGAGCTGACCGGCCGCGTTGTCGTCAAGGCCCAGGTCAAGACCGGTGGCCGAGGCAAAGCCGGAGGCGTCAAGGTGGCCGACGACGCGGCCGACGCCGTGACCAAGGCCGAAGCCATCCTCGGCATGGACATCAAGGGCCACACGGTCCACAAGGTCCTCGTCGAGGAGGCCAGTGCGATCGCGGAGGAGTATTACTTCTCCTTCCTGCTCGACCGCGCCAACCGTACCTTCCTCGCCATCTGCTCCGCCGCGGGCGGCATGGACATCGAAGAGGTCGCCCACACCGCGCCCGAGAAGGTCGCCAAGGTGCCGGTCTCGGCGCTGACCGGCATCGACCGCGCGAAGGCCCGCGAGATCGCGGTGGCCGGTGGCCTGCCGGAGAAGGCGCTCGACGGCGCCGCCGACCTCATCGAGAAGCTCTGGTGCTGCTTCGTCGACGAGGACGCCACGCTCGTCGAGGTCAACCCGATGATCCTGTCGGCCGACGGCCAGGTCAAGGCCCTCGACGGCAAGGTCACGCTCGACGACAACGCCGGCTTCCGCCAGGCCGACCACGAGGCGCTCGCCGACAAGGCGGCCGAGGACCCCCTCGAGGCCAAGGCCAAGGAGAAGGACCTCAACTACGTCAAGCTCGACGGCGACGTCGGCATCATCGGCAACGGCGCGGGCCTGGTCATGTCCACGCTCGACGTGGTGGCCTACGCGGGCGAGCAGTTCCCCGGCAAGCCGTCCCCCGCGAACTTCCTCGACATCGGCGGCGGCGCCTCGGCCGAGGTCATGGCCGCGGGCCTGGAGATCATCCTCTCCGACCCGAGCGTCAAGTCCATCTTCGTGAACGTCTTCGGCGGCATCACCGCCTGCGACGCCGTCGCCAACGGCATCGTCTCGGCGTTCAAGCTGCTGGAGAGCCGCGGCGAGACCGTGACCCACCCGCTCGTGGTCCGCCTCGACGGCAACAACGCCCAGCTCGGGCGGCAGATCCTGGCCGACGCCGCGCTCCCGCGGGTCGAGCTGGTAGACACGATGGACGACGCGGCCAAGCGTGCCGCCGAGCTCGCTGCGGTAGGTGCGTGA
- the sucD gene encoding succinate--CoA ligase subunit alpha, translating into MAIWLTENSKIIVQGMTGGEGTKHTRRMLASGARVVGGVNARKAGITHEGLPVFGTVKDAMEKTGADVSVVFVPPAFTKDAVIEAIDAEIPLCVVITEGVPVHDSTAFWAYAVSKGNKTRIIGPNCPGIASPGASNAGIIPADITTAGRIGLVSKSGTLTYQLMYELRDFGFSTAVGIGGDPVIGTTHIDALQAFQDDPGTDAIVMIGEIGGDAEERAAAYIEQHVTKPVVAYVAGFTAPEGKTMGHAGAIVSGSAGTAQAKKEALEKVGVRVGKTPSETARLMREIMQAR; encoded by the coding sequence ATGGCCATCTGGTTGACTGAGAACAGCAAGATCATCGTTCAGGGCATGACCGGTGGCGAGGGCACCAAGCACACTCGCCGCATGCTCGCCTCCGGCGCCCGCGTCGTCGGCGGCGTGAACGCCCGCAAGGCCGGCATCACGCACGAGGGCCTGCCGGTGTTCGGGACGGTCAAGGACGCCATGGAGAAGACCGGCGCCGACGTGTCGGTCGTGTTCGTGCCGCCGGCGTTCACCAAGGACGCGGTCATCGAGGCCATCGACGCCGAGATCCCGCTGTGCGTGGTGATCACCGAGGGCGTCCCGGTCCACGACAGCACCGCCTTCTGGGCGTACGCCGTCTCCAAGGGCAACAAGACCCGCATCATCGGCCCCAACTGCCCCGGCATCGCCTCTCCCGGTGCCTCCAACGCGGGCATCATCCCGGCCGACATCACCACCGCGGGCCGCATCGGCCTGGTCTCGAAGTCGGGCACGCTGACGTACCAGCTGATGTACGAGCTGCGTGACTTCGGCTTCTCGACCGCTGTGGGCATCGGTGGCGACCCTGTCATCGGCACGACCCACATCGACGCGCTCCAGGCGTTCCAGGACGACCCGGGCACCGACGCGATCGTCATGATCGGCGAGATCGGCGGCGACGCCGAGGAGCGGGCCGCCGCCTACATCGAGCAGCACGTCACCAAGCCGGTCGTGGCCTACGTCGCGGGCTTCACCGCGCCCGAGGGCAAGACCATGGGCCACGCCGGCGCCATCGTGTCGGGCTCCGCGGGCACCGCCCAGGCCAAGAAGGAGGCCCTGGAGAAGGTCGGCGTCCGCGTCGGCAAGACCCCCTCCGAGACCGCCCGCCTCATGCGCGAGATCATGCAGGCGCGCTGA
- a CDS encoding cell division protein PerM encodes MTAILDQLRAAPRSMLGKLPGSSGDDDETRRPLPVSGMLAAAATLGVGLAALTTLTLVGWIAAPRGTLGTGLPGVFRTAAQLWLAAHHAGFAIQGGRVGLLPLGLIVLPAVLLYRAGRWMARDADLRLRLPARLPKNSPKEQAGARRRAQLAVVVQAGVSLAAPYALLAGLIALAASNEITQPFIGEALLSHFVLAFLAGSLATARMIGPWRVMLRLLPERVRALTVATAVATAVLLVAGLALVLVAVVVNFGQVKELSDVLSPGLVGGVLLLLLQLLYLLNAVVWASSYIAGPGFAIGADTLVAPTGVQLGTVPSLPLLGALPESGPVPGWMMAVVAVPFAAGAVAGVMVARISPSPSYEAAPLWGFLSGVVTGLVAGLLAALSGGPIGGGRLATIGPSPWEVALSVAVEVGVAAGISAGVANLLLLNKRARTPLDKAAAPVRKAGAAIAKAASKVGLAESDPRPLPGHWMDATEADTQEIPVIRDDWQDEHASAEAETLAQARPRLPEPDRPPRKDIVDESDDRGGHVIYLDPYAWDRD; translated from the coding sequence GTGACGGCGATTCTCGACCAGTTGCGTGCTGCCCCCCGGTCGATGCTGGGCAAGCTCCCCGGGAGCTCAGGCGACGACGACGAGACGAGGCGGCCGCTCCCCGTGTCCGGGATGCTGGCCGCCGCCGCCACGCTGGGCGTCGGCCTGGCCGCGCTCACCACCCTCACCCTCGTCGGCTGGATCGCCGCGCCGCGCGGCACGCTGGGCACGGGGCTGCCGGGCGTGTTCCGCACGGCGGCGCAGCTCTGGCTGGCCGCGCACCACGCCGGGTTCGCGATCCAGGGCGGGCGGGTCGGGCTGCTGCCGCTGGGGCTGATCGTGCTGCCCGCCGTGCTCCTCTACCGCGCCGGGCGGTGGATGGCCCGCGACGCCGACCTGCGGCTGCGGCTGCCCGCCCGGCTGCCGAAGAACAGCCCCAAGGAGCAGGCCGGGGCCCGTCGCCGCGCCCAGCTCGCCGTGGTCGTCCAGGCCGGGGTGTCGCTGGCGGCGCCGTACGCGCTGCTCGCGGGGTTGATCGCGCTCGCGGCGAGCAACGAGATCACGCAGCCGTTCATCGGCGAGGCGCTGCTCAGCCACTTCGTGCTGGCGTTCCTGGCGGGGTCGCTGGCCACGGCGCGGATGATCGGGCCCTGGCGGGTGATGCTGCGGCTGCTGCCCGAGCGGGTGCGCGCGCTCACCGTCGCCACGGCGGTCGCCACGGCGGTGCTGCTCGTGGCCGGGCTCGCGCTGGTGCTGGTCGCCGTCGTGGTGAACTTCGGGCAGGTCAAGGAGCTGTCCGACGTGCTCTCGCCGGGGCTCGTCGGCGGCGTGCTGCTGTTGCTGCTGCAGCTCCTCTACCTGCTCAACGCCGTCGTCTGGGCCTCCTCCTACATCGCCGGGCCCGGGTTCGCGATCGGCGCCGACACCCTGGTCGCGCCCACGGGGGTGCAGCTCGGCACGGTGCCGAGCCTGCCGCTGCTGGGGGCGTTGCCGGAGAGCGGGCCCGTGCCGGGGTGGATGATGGCGGTGGTCGCGGTGCCGTTCGCGGCGGGGGCCGTCGCGGGGGTCATGGTGGCCCGGATCTCGCCGTCGCCCTCCTATGAGGCGGCGCCGCTGTGGGGGTTCCTCAGCGGGGTCGTCACCGGGCTCGTGGCGGGGCTGCTGGCGGCGCTGTCCGGCGGGCCCATCGGCGGCGGGCGGCTGGCCACGATCGGGCCCTCGCCCTGGGAGGTGGCGCTCTCCGTCGCGGTGGAGGTCGGCGTGGCCGCGGGCATCTCCGCCGGCGTGGCCAACCTGCTGCTGCTCAACAAGCGCGCCCGTACGCCGCTCGACAAGGCGGCCGCCCCCGTACGCAAGGCGGGGGCCGCCATCGCCAAGGCGGCGAGCAAGGTCGGGCTGGCCGAGTCGGACCCGCGCCCGCTGCCCGGCCACTGGATGGACGCCACCGAGGCCGACACCCAGGAGATCCCGGTCATCAGGGACGACTGGCAGGACGAGCACGCCTCAGCCGAGGCCGAGACGCTGGCCCAGGCCCGCCCGCGCCTGCCGGAGCCGGACCGCCCGCCCCGCAAGGACATCGTGGACGAGTCGGACGACCGCGGCGGCCACGTCATCTACCTCGACCCGTACGCCTGGGACCGCGACTGA
- the purN gene encoding phosphoribosylglycinamide formyltransferase, whose protein sequence is MSKAGRLVVLVSGSGTNLQALLDASADPSYGARVVAVGADRDGIEGLARATRAQVPTFVEKLGDYATRAEWDAAIAARIAAYEPDLVVSAGFMKILGPPTLDAFPVLNTHPALLPSFPGAHGVRDALAHGVKVSGCTVMLADSGVDTGPIVAQEAVPVLPDDDEAVLHERIKTVERRLLVEIVGRMAREGWTVSGRQVRIGNLTGGEST, encoded by the coding sequence GTGTCTAAGGCTGGGCGGCTCGTCGTCCTCGTCTCCGGCTCTGGAACCAACCTACAGGCCCTGCTGGACGCTTCTGCCGACCCGTCGTACGGGGCCCGGGTGGTCGCGGTCGGTGCGGACAGGGATGGGATCGAAGGGCTGGCCAGGGCGACGAGGGCACAAGTCCCAACTTTTGTTGAAAAATTGGGCGATTATGCGACGCGGGCGGAATGGGATGCCGCCATCGCGGCCAGAATCGCAGCGTACGAGCCTGACCTGGTGGTGTCGGCGGGTTTCATGAAAATTCTGGGTCCGCCGACCCTCGACGCCTTTCCCGTGCTGAACACGCACCCGGCGCTGCTGCCGTCGTTCCCCGGCGCGCACGGCGTGCGGGACGCGCTCGCCCACGGGGTCAAGGTGAGCGGCTGCACGGTGATGCTGGCCGACTCCGGCGTCGACACCGGGCCGATCGTCGCCCAGGAGGCGGTGCCCGTACTCCCGGATGACGACGAGGCGGTCCTGCACGAGCGCATCAAGACCGTGGAGCGGCGCCTGCTCGTCGAGATCGTCGGCCGGATGGCTCGCGAGGGCTGGACGGTCAGCGGACGTCAGGTCCGCATCGGCAACCTAACAGGAGGGGAATCCACGTGA
- the purH gene encoding bifunctional phosphoribosylaminoimidazolecarboxamide formyltransferase/IMP cyclohydrolase has protein sequence MTRIAIRRALIAVYDKSGLEELARALDGAGVEIVSTGGTAAAISSFGIPVTKVEQLTGFPECLDGRVKTLHPRVHAGLLADVTKPHHVAQLEELEIDPFQLVVVNLYPFQETVASGASDEECVEQIDIGGPAMIRGAAKNHNTCAVVVDPGFYGDVLNALAEGGFTLEERRRLAGIAYAHTASYDVAVANWFAGTYGEDRFPAFTGATYERKATLRYGENPHQSAALYTAGTSGLANAEQLHGKEMSYNNYLDSDAAWRAAWDFSEPCVAIIKHQNPCGIAIGADVAEAHRKAHACDPVSAYGGVIAVNREVTAELARQIADIFTEVVIAPSYAAEALEVLRAKKSLRLLQCPEGPSRQVELREIDGGVLAQSVDKVDASGDSAAQWELKTGTPASPEQLADLEFAWRACRSVKSNAILLASDGATVGVGMGQVNRVDSCRLAVSRAGERAKGAVAASDAYFPFPDGAQVLIDAGVRFIVEPGGSIRDELVIEAAEKAGITLYFTGTRHFFH, from the coding sequence GTGACACGCATCGCCATCCGGCGCGCGCTGATCGCTGTTTACGACAAGTCCGGGCTCGAGGAGCTGGCCAGAGCCCTCGACGGCGCCGGGGTGGAGATCGTCTCGACCGGTGGCACGGCCGCCGCGATCTCGTCGTTCGGGATCCCGGTGACCAAGGTCGAGCAGCTCACCGGGTTCCCGGAGTGCCTGGACGGGCGGGTCAAGACCCTGCACCCGCGCGTGCACGCCGGCCTGCTGGCCGACGTCACCAAGCCGCACCACGTGGCCCAGCTGGAGGAGCTGGAGATCGACCCGTTCCAGCTCGTCGTGGTCAACCTCTACCCGTTCCAGGAGACGGTGGCCTCCGGCGCGTCCGACGAGGAGTGCGTCGAGCAGATCGACATCGGCGGGCCCGCCATGATCCGCGGCGCCGCCAAGAACCACAACACCTGCGCCGTCGTGGTCGACCCGGGTTTCTACGGCGACGTGCTCAACGCGCTGGCCGAGGGCGGCTTCACGCTGGAGGAGCGCAGGCGGCTGGCGGGCATCGCGTACGCGCACACGGCCTCGTACGACGTGGCGGTGGCCAACTGGTTCGCGGGGACGTACGGGGAGGACCGGTTCCCGGCGTTCACGGGGGCGACGTACGAGCGCAAGGCCACGCTCCGCTACGGCGAGAACCCGCACCAGAGCGCCGCCCTCTACACGGCCGGCACGAGCGGGCTGGCCAACGCCGAGCAGCTGCACGGCAAGGAGATGTCGTACAACAACTACCTCGACTCCGACGCCGCCTGGCGGGCCGCCTGGGACTTCAGCGAGCCGTGCGTGGCCATCATCAAGCACCAGAACCCGTGCGGCATCGCCATCGGCGCCGACGTGGCCGAGGCCCACCGCAAGGCGCACGCGTGCGACCCCGTCTCGGCGTACGGCGGCGTGATCGCCGTCAACCGCGAGGTCACGGCCGAGCTGGCCCGGCAGATCGCCGACATCTTCACCGAGGTCGTCATCGCGCCGTCCTACGCGGCGGAGGCGCTGGAGGTCCTGCGGGCCAAGAAGAGCCTGCGCCTGCTGCAGTGCCCGGAGGGGCCGTCGCGGCAGGTGGAGCTGCGCGAGATCGACGGCGGCGTCCTGGCGCAGTCCGTGGACAAGGTGGACGCGTCCGGCGACTCGGCCGCGCAGTGGGAGCTCAAGACCGGCACCCCGGCCTCGCCCGAGCAACTGGCGGACCTGGAGTTCGCCTGGCGCGCCTGCCGCTCGGTCAAGTCCAACGCCATCCTGCTGGCCAGCGACGGGGCGACGGTGGGCGTGGGCATGGGCCAGGTCAACCGGGTCGACTCGTGCCGCCTGGCGGTCTCCAGGGCGGGCGAGCGCGCGAAGGGGGCGGTCGCGGCCTCGGACGCGTACTTCCCGTTCCCGGACGGGGCGCAGGTGCTGATCGACGCGGGCGTCCGGTTCATCGTGGAGCCCGGCGGCTCGATCCGGGACGAACTCGTCATCGAGGCCGCCGAAAAGGCCGGCATCACGCTCTACTTCACCGGCACCCGCCACTTCTTCCACTAA
- a CDS encoding ROK family protein, with the protein MNYVLAIDIGGTKLAAALVDEEGSVLRSGTRPTPRTDVMSALTALITEVTEGGPPPEAVGIGCAGPLDLAAGTVSPVNMPSWRGFPLREEVRKLTGLPTVLAGDAQCFALGEHWLGAGRDSTSLLGIVVSTGIGGGLVIDGMPLLGPTGNAGHVGHMSIDPNGERCECGGRGCVERYASGPNLARWALDNGWSPALNGSEEKADARALARDAAAGDPAAVAAFERGARALAGMIASTAAAVEITTVVIGGGVSAAGKVLFDPLERILDDVAGLAFVRAVQVQQSTLGVDAALAGAARLASMAR; encoded by the coding sequence ATGAACTACGTACTTGCCATCGACATCGGAGGAACCAAGCTCGCCGCCGCACTGGTGGACGAGGAAGGTTCCGTGTTGCGTTCCGGCACCCGGCCTACGCCGCGCACGGACGTCATGTCCGCCCTGACGGCCCTCATCACGGAAGTGACCGAAGGCGGCCCACCGCCGGAAGCCGTCGGGATCGGATGCGCCGGACCGCTGGACCTGGCCGCCGGAACGGTGAGCCCGGTGAACATGCCCAGCTGGCGCGGATTCCCCTTGCGCGAGGAGGTGCGGAAGCTGACAGGGCTGCCCACCGTGCTCGCCGGCGACGCACAGTGCTTCGCGCTCGGCGAGCACTGGTTGGGAGCAGGACGCGACAGTACGTCCCTGCTCGGAATCGTCGTGTCCACCGGGATCGGCGGTGGATTGGTGATCGACGGCATGCCGCTCCTGGGACCGACCGGGAATGCCGGACATGTCGGTCACATGTCCATCGACCCCAACGGCGAGCGGTGCGAGTGCGGCGGCCGGGGCTGTGTCGAGCGCTACGCCAGCGGACCCAACCTCGCCCGCTGGGCCTTGGACAACGGGTGGTCCCCCGCGCTCAATGGATCGGAGGAGAAGGCGGACGCCCGAGCGCTCGCCAGGGACGCGGCGGCGGGTGATCCGGCCGCGGTGGCGGCGTTCGAACGCGGTGCGCGGGCGCTGGCCGGAATGATCGCCTCCACGGCGGCCGCGGTCGAGATCACCACCGTGGTCATCGGGGGTGGCGTGTCGGCGGCCGGGAAGGTGCTGTTCGATCCGTTGGAGCGCATCCTCGATGACGTGGCCGGGCTGGCGTTCGTCCGGGCGGTGCAGGTCCAGCAGAGCACGCTTGGCGTGGATGCGGCCCTGGCGGGAGCAGCCCGTTTGGCGTCCATGGCCCGTTAG
- a CDS encoding bifunctional methylenetetrahydrofolate dehydrogenase/methenyltetrahydrofolate cyclohydrolase, with amino-acid sequence MSAVKLDGKATAAKIKADLTTRVAALKERGITPGLGTVLVGDDPGSQIYVAGKHRDCAEVGIASIRVDLPASATQAEVEAAIDELNASPECTGYIVQLPLPRHLDAMALLERMDPAKDADGLHPINLGRLVHMVDAPLPCTPHGIVLLLQEYGVPIKGAEVAVVGRGITVGRSLGLLLTRRSENATVTLCHTGTQDLAGHVRRADIVVAAAGVPDLITRDMVKPGAAVLDVGVSRVNGKIAGDVALDVAEVAGFLTPNPGGVGPMTRALLLSNVVEAAERAQ; translated from the coding sequence ATGAGCGCAGTGAAACTCGACGGCAAGGCGACCGCCGCCAAGATAAAGGCAGACCTCACGACCCGAGTGGCCGCGCTCAAGGAACGCGGCATCACGCCCGGCCTGGGCACCGTCCTCGTGGGTGACGACCCCGGCAGCCAGATCTACGTCGCGGGCAAGCACCGTGACTGCGCGGAGGTGGGCATCGCCTCCATCCGCGTCGACCTCCCGGCCAGCGCCACCCAGGCCGAGGTCGAGGCGGCCATCGACGAGCTCAACGCCTCACCCGAGTGCACCGGCTACATCGTCCAGCTCCCCCTCCCCAGGCACCTCGACGCGATGGCCCTGCTCGAGCGCATGGACCCGGCCAAGGACGCCGACGGCCTCCACCCGATCAACCTGGGCCGCCTCGTCCACATGGTCGACGCCCCGCTCCCGTGCACCCCGCACGGCATCGTGCTGCTCCTGCAGGAGTACGGCGTGCCGATCAAGGGCGCCGAGGTGGCCGTGGTCGGGCGCGGCATCACGGTGGGCCGTTCGCTGGGCCTCCTGCTCACCCGCCGCAGCGAGAACGCGACCGTGACCCTCTGCCACACCGGCACCCAGGACCTGGCCGGGCACGTTCGCCGGGCGGACATCGTGGTGGCGGCGGCGGGCGTACCCGACCTGATCACCCGTGACATGGTCAAGCCCGGCGCGGCCGTCCTCGACGTGGGGGTCTCCCGGGTCAACGGCAAGATCGCCGGTGACGTGGCGCTGGACGTGGCGGAGGTAGCGGGGTTCCTGACGCCCAACCCGGGTGGCGTCGGGCCCATGACCCGCGCCCTGCTGCTGTCCAACGTGGTCGAGGCGGCCGAACGCGCCCAATGA
- a CDS encoding aldehyde dehydrogenase family protein, whose translation MTFLDPKIWTGSIFDGGWTASRAGDVPVIEPATGDELGRAGTAGADDVAAAAVRARSEQRAWAATPYEERAALLRRAGRLFEEHAQEIQDWIVRESGGVPGKAGFETHVAAQECYEAAALASQPLGEVLPTARRRLSFARRVPVGVVGVIAPFNFPLILGIRSVAPALALGNAVVFKPDQRTAVCGGFSIARVFEEAGLPSGLLHVLPGGPEAGQALVADPNIPVISFTGSTATGRKVGEAAARLLKRVHLELGGNSALVVFDDADLGAAASAGAWASFFHQGQICMTSGRHLVHEAVAEEYVERLAAKATGLPVGDPATGQVALGPLIDAGQRDRVHQLVTASVSAGARLAAGGTYEGLFYRPTVLAEVPVSAPAYAEEVFGPVAPVTTFATLEEAAALAADSEYGLSLGVLTRDVMKGMALADLVPTGIVHINDQTVDDEAVAPFGGVGASGTGARFGGTGANVDAFTETQWVTMQGDIATYPF comes from the coding sequence ATGACGTTCCTCGACCCCAAGATCTGGACGGGCTCGATCTTCGACGGCGGATGGACGGCCTCGCGCGCCGGTGACGTGCCCGTCATCGAGCCCGCCACCGGCGACGAACTCGGCCGCGCGGGCACCGCCGGCGCCGACGACGTGGCGGCCGCCGCCGTACGGGCCCGGTCGGAGCAGCGGGCGTGGGCCGCCACCCCGTACGAGGAGCGGGCGGCGCTGCTGCGGCGGGCCGGACGGCTGTTCGAGGAGCACGCGCAGGAGATCCAGGACTGGATCGTCAGGGAGTCCGGCGGCGTGCCGGGCAAGGCGGGGTTCGAGACGCACGTGGCGGCGCAGGAGTGCTACGAGGCGGCGGCGCTGGCCTCGCAACCCCTGGGAGAGGTGCTGCCGACGGCCCGCAGGCGGCTCAGCTTCGCCCGCCGGGTGCCGGTCGGGGTGGTGGGGGTGATCGCGCCGTTCAACTTCCCGCTGATCCTGGGCATCCGGTCGGTCGCCCCGGCCCTGGCGCTGGGGAACGCGGTGGTGTTCAAGCCGGACCAGCGTACGGCCGTGTGCGGCGGCTTCTCGATCGCGCGCGTCTTCGAGGAGGCCGGGCTGCCGAGCGGGCTCCTGCACGTGCTGCCCGGCGGCCCCGAGGCCGGTCAGGCGCTGGTCGCCGACCCGAACATCCCCGTGATCTCCTTCACCGGCTCCACCGCCACCGGGCGCAAGGTGGGCGAGGCGGCGGCCCGCCTGCTCAAGCGAGTCCACCTGGAGCTGGGCGGGAACTCGGCGCTGGTCGTCTTCGACGACGCCGACCTCGGGGCCGCCGCGTCGGCGGGCGCGTGGGCGTCCTTCTTCCACCAGGGGCAGATCTGCATGACCTCGGGGCGGCACCTCGTGCACGAGGCCGTGGCCGAGGAGTACGTCGAGCGCCTGGCCGCCAAGGCCACAGGCCTACCGGTGGGCGACCCCGCCACCGGCCAGGTCGCGCTCGGGCCCCTGATCGACGCCGGGCAGCGCGACCGGGTACACCAGCTGGTCACCGCGAGCGTCTCCGCCGGGGCCCGGCTCGCCGCCGGGGGGACGTACGAGGGGCTGTTCTACCGGCCGACCGTACTGGCCGAGGTGCCGGTGAGCGCGCCGGCGTACGCGGAGGAGGTGTTCGGGCCGGTGGCGCCGGTGACGACGTTCGCCACGCTGGAGGAGGCGGCGGCGCTGGCCGCGGACTCGGAGTACGGCCTGTCGCTGGGCGTTCTCACGCGGGACGTGATGAAGGGGATGGCGCTGGCCGACCTGGTGCCGACGGGGATCGTGCACATCAACGACCAGACCGTGGACGACGAGGCCGTGGCGCCGTTCGGCGGGGTGGGGGCCTCGGGGACGGGGGCGCGCTTCGGCGGCACCGGGGCGAACGTCGACGCCTTCACCGAGACGCAGTGGGTCACCATGCAGGGGGACATCGCCACGTACCCGTTCTAG